The proteins below come from a single Streptomyces spongiicola genomic window:
- a CDS encoding D-alanine--D-alanine ligase family protein: MSENQSQSTGPAPTGGEALRKPRVAVVFGGRSSEHAISVVTAGAVLRAIDRTKYEVLPIGITADGRWALTADEPGRMAIADRRLPSVDDLAESAEGGVVLSVDPANREVVYSEPGCVPKALGEVDAVFPVLHGPYGEDGTLQGLLELAGVPYVGSGVLASAVGQDKEYMKRVFASFGLPVGPYTVIRPREWEQDPSAARRKVVDFAGEHGWPLFVKPARAGSSIGITKVDGLDGLDEAVREARRHDPKVIVEALLRGREIECGVLEFEDGPRASVPAEIPPVSSHDFYDFEAKYIDSATGLVPAPLTDGQTAEVRRLAVEAFEAASCEGLVRADFFLTEAGEFVINEINTMPGFTPISMYPRMWQESGVDYAELVDRLLQAALRRSTGLR; the protein is encoded by the coding sequence ATGAGCGAGAACCAGTCCCAGAGCACCGGCCCTGCCCCCACCGGCGGCGAGGCGCTCCGCAAGCCGCGCGTCGCGGTCGTCTTCGGCGGCCGAAGCTCCGAGCACGCGATCTCCGTCGTGACGGCCGGCGCCGTGCTGCGCGCCATCGACCGCACCAAGTACGAGGTCCTGCCCATCGGCATCACCGCGGACGGCCGCTGGGCGCTCACCGCCGACGAGCCCGGCCGGATGGCCATCGCCGACCGGCGGCTGCCGTCCGTCGACGACCTCGCGGAGTCCGCCGAGGGCGGTGTGGTCCTCTCCGTCGACCCCGCCAACCGCGAGGTCGTCTACAGCGAGCCGGGCTGCGTCCCCAAGGCCCTCGGCGAGGTCGACGCCGTCTTCCCCGTGCTGCACGGCCCGTACGGTGAGGACGGCACGCTCCAGGGCCTGCTGGAACTCGCCGGAGTCCCGTACGTGGGATCCGGCGTCCTCGCCTCGGCCGTCGGCCAGGACAAGGAGTACATGAAGCGCGTCTTCGCGTCCTTCGGACTGCCGGTCGGCCCCTACACGGTGATCAGGCCCCGAGAGTGGGAGCAGGACCCTTCCGCCGCCCGCAGGAAGGTCGTCGACTTCGCCGGCGAGCACGGCTGGCCGCTGTTCGTGAAGCCCGCCCGCGCCGGTTCCTCGATCGGCATCACCAAGGTCGACGGCCTCGACGGGCTGGACGAGGCCGTGCGGGAGGCCCGGCGCCACGACCCCAAGGTCATCGTGGAGGCACTGCTGCGCGGACGCGAGATCGAGTGCGGTGTGCTGGAGTTCGAGGACGGCCCCCGCGCCAGCGTCCCGGCCGAGATCCCGCCCGTCTCCTCGCACGACTTCTACGACTTCGAGGCCAAGTACATCGACTCGGCCACCGGGCTGGTGCCCGCGCCGCTCACCGACGGGCAGACCGCCGAGGTGCGGCGCCTCGCGGTCGAGGCGTTCGAGGCCGCGTCCTGCGAGGGGCTGGTCCGCGCGGACTTCTTCCTCACCGAGGCGGGCGAGTTCGTGATCAACGAGATCAACACCATGCCGGGCTTCACGCCCATCTCCATGTACCCGCGCATGTGGCAGGAGTCCGGAGTCGACTACGCGGAACTCGTCGACCGCCTCCTCCAGGCGGCGCTCCGGCGTTCCACCGGCCTGCGCTGA
- a CDS encoding DUF3515 domain-containing protein: MTSHRRLPFLPLAAVLVAAAGCSSADAARPVAVPAPPAEEKALCLALHKALPESVAGESRRDPEPRSELTAGWGDAAIVLRCGVPRPAGMQSAQADGVEVNGVGWFSEELADGARFTTTYRRTYVEVTLSERFTDMGPLTDLAEPVAGAVPPRFTGTP; this comes from the coding sequence GTGACGTCTCACCGCCGGCTCCCGTTCCTGCCCCTCGCCGCCGTGCTGGTGGCCGCCGCGGGCTGCTCCTCCGCGGACGCCGCCCGGCCGGTCGCCGTTCCCGCTCCCCCCGCCGAGGAGAAGGCCCTGTGCCTGGCGCTGCACAAGGCGCTGCCGGAGTCGGTGGCCGGTGAGAGCCGCCGGGATCCCGAGCCCCGCTCCGAACTGACCGCCGGGTGGGGGGACGCCGCGATCGTACTGCGCTGCGGCGTCCCCCGCCCCGCGGGGATGCAGAGCGCGCAGGCGGACGGGGTGGAGGTGAACGGCGTCGGCTGGTTCTCCGAGGAACTGGCGGACGGCGCCAGGTTCACCACCACGTACCGCAGGACGTATGTCGAGGTGACGCTCTCGGAGCGGTTCACGGACATGGGGCCGCTGACGGACCTGGCGGAACCGGTCGCCGGGGCCGTCCCGCCGCGCTTCACCGGGACTCCCTAG
- a CDS encoding Lrp/AsnC family transcriptional regulator codes for MVQAYILIQTEVGKASTVAETISKIPGVIQAEDVTGPYDVIVRAQADTVDELGRMVVAKVQQVDGITRTLTCPVVHL; via the coding sequence GTGGTACAGGCGTACATCCTCATCCAGACCGAGGTGGGCAAGGCGTCGACGGTCGCCGAGACCATCTCCAAGATCCCGGGAGTGATCCAGGCCGAGGACGTGACGGGTCCCTACGACGTGATCGTGCGCGCGCAGGCCGACACCGTCGACGAACTGGGCCGGATGGTGGTCGCCAAGGTCCAGCAAGTGGACGGCATCACCCGTACGCTCACCTGCCCCGTCGTGCACCTCTAG